ATTTCCAACACTGTATCGCAGATGTAATTTACACAATATTAGGCTATCATttgttgaactgttgtgtaaaagcCATATAAGAcgcaattaaatgtaaattaatatcaTGGAACTAATTTAGATAGTTAGGTTAATTAACTGAAACAGGAAGTACCTCAGACTAGCTTACCATAGATCTGGTGAATGCCATTTATGTCATCGTCAGTCAATGAGAAGCTTTCTGTGTCCATCCACTGGTAGAAAGGCGCCATGATGGCAGAAGGGTTGTTGGAGTGCTCCAACCCCAGCGCGTGACCCAACTCATGAACCGCGACCAGAAACAAGTCAACACCTACAACCAAACAAGAACAGCAAATTAAATGACTAAactataaacaaagaaaaaaaaatcagttaaatcgGTTTCTGAACAgttcaaagacatttaaattttGCTAACATTCATACACACTCTGTGGAAAAGTAAACGCTAAGCTAatccacagtaaaaaaaaaaaaaaaaaaaaggacatttactTTGAAGACTGCAGAAAATTGTTCACACCTGAGCCCTCCCGTTGGTTCAAGGTCCATGGCTCGTCTATGTCGAAATGTGTGTCTCCTCCCATTCCGGGACCGGGGAAAAAAGCGTGTGCCAGAGAGCCTCCTTCCCCATCAAAGAGAGACATATCGCCATGATACCCAGCGGCAAACAGTAGTATTATGTCAGGCCCCTCACTGCCATTCTTAATCTCGTGATACGGGATCTCCTCAAACTGCAGAGGCGTTACTTTCTCCCAAACCTTGAAGGCTTTGTGAATAGCCTCGTAGGTCTGCTCCTGGCCCACTTTGGGTGAGTGGTTCTGAATCTTGGGCaggaaataaagatttttttctcatCATTAGCTTGCTGAACATTAACTTGAACAATGTAAACTGAATTTGTTCTTCTGGGTTTGAGGTTTAATTCACCTGTAAGTCAGCTTGTCCTGATCCCATTTGTGGCCAGTAAGTGCGTATCGCTTACGCCGAGTACCTCCCTCTGCTGACTCCTCAAAATGATCTGGCACGCCACAGCGAGGTCTTTtcatggcttaaaaaaaaaaaaaaaatatatatatatatatatacagtatatatatatatatatatatatatatatatatatatatatatataatatatatatatatatattatatatatatgtatgaatattAGTGccgtcaaacaattaatcgtgattaatcgcgtacaaaataaaagtttttgtttacataatatatgtttgtactgtgtttatttattatgtatatataaatacacacacatacagtatatatattttttaaaatttacatgtatatacatttatattattatattttatattttggatgcgattaatcacgattaatcgtttgacagcactaatgaaTATAATCCATACAGATACACACATATCTTTTTCGGCTTTAACTTAAACTTTATTTCACTTAGTAATTCACTAGTTGCCAATGCCACAtttcgattttatttatttttttgcatctaaaattttgattttattaacattaatgaaaaagatttttaataatttttgtcttagttaatgataacaaaaCTGGTAtagattatttataatattaataacaacaacaaccataacaataattctaaaaacattttaaaatagatataaagctattttattaataataaaattattcttatcattaaaaaatacaaattttattaagtaataagTGGTATGGATAAGCTACTTGACCTAGTTACACTGTAcactgtatcacagtttctattttgaataagaAGAAATCATACTTAATAGTGGCCAAGTCCATGTGTCCGGTCACCTCCAGGCCATAGAAGCGCTGCATGTCCTTAATGGCACTAGAAAGGATCTGGGCTGATTGCATGGTGGACATCTGTCTGCTAGCCTGGGACAGGTAGCCATAGGTCCTCAGCCATGACTTTAAGGaacaacacacagaaaatgtTGGAGAGTTGACAAGGTGTTGCAACAACTACTACGAAGAAGTGTGGTGATGATGGGATtacacaacaaaaagaaaaaatgaacgTACATAAAGACATTAATTCACAAGCTGCTTTTTAATTACGCAACTCTCTATTAGAATCCATCAGGAGGTCTAGAATAAGATAAGTTAAGTCTTAAACCACATGTGAATATGAATGTTAATATTTGAAGATGTTTTCAGTTAAGACCACTGCCTCATAATCAGGCTATGATCACAGACGTAAACATCGTTAGGCACATCCGTACACACCATCTGATGTTCACCAGAGGTTGCAGAAACTTCCTATTATAATTCTCGATGTTGAAATGACCAAATGCTTACTAAACAGATAGGACTGGATTTAATACCAGGTAACCCAATGAAACACTATGGTCCTGTAAGGAgtaaaaagaaactttaaaatgtgctttttatttaaaaaatttcaaacagTAAAATGGTTTACAACAGCATCgtaaagcttaaaaaaatatttatttatcggTTATGTGTCCAGTAACCGATAAGTTATTTATGCTTTCTAATACAATAATAGGGCGATCATTagattattacacacacaaaaaataattttaataataaaaactattggTGTTGTTAcagcattatatttaattaaagctTTTATGACCTATATAAACGTaaatctatttttcatttttgttttgggaaacaaaactgttttgttttacacATTTATCACATGACAAGAATAATCATAGAAGTTATGCAAACAATACAAGTTAAAGTGTGAATGGTGTTATTAGTAAACCTGATATTATTAAAACTATGAgttgaaaagtgtaaaaaaaaaaaaatcgatcaaACCGATTAGTAACTTGTCCTCTATACTAACTTAAACCTAAAACTCATACTTTCACAATCCTGGAAGACCAAAGCAAAGTGTAGCCAAACAGAATTTCACAACTCAGTATGTACAGATAAACTCCACAAAGTTTGTTTGGTGTCGTCAGTATTTCAGCACAAACCTCTGCGCTGAAAGCATCATCTTCTGCGGTTGTTTCAGCGATGTTGACACACAGCAGGATGAAAATCATAGCAACGTGTCTCAGCGAGCGATGCGATCTGCTCCTGCGGACTGACATCTCTCCACTCCGGGACAGCAATGAGAAACAAACACACCGCGTTACCTTCTCCTCTCCAAGAACCGCGTGATTAGATCGCAACCAGGGATAACATACAGTCTTTTATCACCAAAATAATGTCATTGTTCTTCTCGGACCACAAACTCACCAGTTTAGTGCACGTTTTTCTTATCCCGTCAAGTTTTCGCCTGTATTGCTACTCGTGCAAACAGTTCGCATGGGTCTCCAGTGGCGCGCGCACGCTTGTAAACTATAACATTAGCATGACCAGCAGCTATCAacctattaaatattaattaaaaagactACTTGTTGATATATGCATTGCATTGTTTGTGTTGATATAAGCACCGCCTGGATAAACCCATCCGGTAATGTCGAGAACCAGGCGGCGCGTCCTCGAAACGATCCTCAATCTGTTGCAGGACACCAAAGAGGACCATGAACGCTCACGAGGAGCTCAAGCCGATCTGCAGCACGCAGGCGCACCCCATTCCCTGCCCAGCGTCTCGGTTTGCCTCTGTGATATTATGCACACCATTTTTggttttataataaacatttcatatgtATTCTTGAGAAACGCAGATAAAGGGAGCTGTactgaaatttgtttatttaaagaacaaaaaccATTATGCAAAATGTAACTTCCACTTTTAATTCTCACTGCCACCTGTTGTTCATATTCAGTACTGTAAATATAAAGTAGGATtcatatagaaaaaaacaaaaacaaaaacaaccaatagCAGCCCTGATTGATCAATGCATCTCTCTGTAAATCACATTCAAgtcaattttacttcaaaaaCAAAGTGTTCTTGACAGAACATTAATGTTCAATGGGGGTCCATTACCATGGAGTGTTCACTCAGAGCTAACATGCTAATAGTTAACTTGTTTACTTGAGGTAGTTTTTATACCCAACAAAAACCATTGTGGGTTGGGTGAAAATGAGATTTATTTAGCTATTTGTCATGTGTCGTCGATTTCCTGCTTTGGCGATACTGATAAGGATGAAAAGGAAGATGCCCAGAGTCCAAATCACTGCCAGTGGAAGGACCAATGTGAGGAGATCTAAAATTAGACAAAATCCATATGGGTCAAACATGATTAAAAGTATGGTGTCTATGTATTAAAACGTCATAGGACACTACATAAACATACTTATGGTAGGTCTGACTGGTAGCTCTCGTCTGATTGGTCCATAAGACAGCAGGCCTTGAGCCTGCTCATCCATAACCACCTCTCTTTTGGATACAGTTTTACATTCCTAAAACAAATAAGGTCAGGTTAACCGTGGAAAACTTGACTGTCCAGAACCAgctggttaaaaaataaaaatgcttacagGAATACAAGATTTTCCATCCTCAGGTGTGCAGAGATGCACAGCGCAGTGCAGGTAGAAACTGTGGGGCTCGTATACAAACCGAAACATATCAAACGAATAACGGACAGTCGACCCCTCACCGTTTCTTCCTTCAGGGTGCGCTGTACCATTACCAAATGAAGTCGTTTTGTCATTTGTGCATTGAGGACAATCAGAAAAACATCAAGACATTTCTGAAAGGTgaaatatttagttattgcaaCCGAACcttatgaaaaaacaattattttacaagCCACCATTTCGTTTTTACAGTGTGATTTGTTTGGAAACACCCTAACCATTAGTTTGGAAGTGACTATTGAGTAAAGGTGTATTCCCACTTTTTGTTGTTTGACAAAATTATGCAGGCAAAAACCAGTCCTTTAAACAGGAATCCATGCGATCGGGAGTTTCGCTTGAGGGTTAAGAAATTCCTCACACAAATTTTCCCCGTGTTCATGTTGGTTACACAAATTTGCTGTTGAACAACAGACAGCTGCTTGGTTAGAAAGTGTGCCGCATTGTTTTTCATCTACAAAATTTCACCAAAATTTTACTAATGTGACTTCACCTTAAGTGGTACTTTGATGCATTGCTACACTATTGCTAATGGGCAATGGACCTTCTTTGCCTGCAAaatttcagtttctgtaccttcagtcaccagttcacccaaaacaaaatacaaaatgaattgCCATGAGTGTGTACTGGTAACTGATCTTAAAAAGAGACATTTGGATTTAAAATTTGCAAGCATGAAATTCCTAATACTAACCCATTTACAAGCAGTGTGTGGCTAAAGCCTGACTTATCATTAGCTTTAGGAGTCTGAGTCGCCCAACACTCATTTACTTTCAGATGGAAGAAATCTTCAGGCTCCGTCACTTGGATCTGGACATAGATTTGATCTCCAAGCTTAATAGTAGGTGCGCTGGTGAAAGCCTCAGTGTATGTGTGATCTTTAAACAGACTCATCTCCACCTTGGCATCCACTTCTTTAACCTTGAACATTCTTTccttcaaaaaacaaatcaaatcggTTAAACGCACATGCTTAATGTGGGTATaatctgaaataaacaaataaatgaaaatgtgattaaaatgtattcacccttaGGCAAACCATAATGTAgatatgtttgtttcttcatcgttttagcaatttagaaatccatcaattaatgtcttgtgaagaaaaaaaaccacCATTGAAATGATTGCacaatgttaattgatggactggagttgtgtggatttcttgtggGATCTTGTGGATTTCTtgttattctgatggcacccattcaactgcagaggatccattagtgaacaagtgatgtaatgattccattccaatgaagaaacaaacccatctacatcttggatggcttgagggtgagtacattttcagcaagttttcatttttgggtggactattccttcAAAATCAATGTGTTACCTGGAGAAAGAGATGATGGGAAACGCCAGGCTGAGTCTACGGATGTACGGATAGATGCACTTGTACTCAATCTGTACAACTGGATCTCTCACAATGTTTCCATAGATAGGTGGGTCAGACATCAGCGTTAAGGAGTACACGATGTGCGTTATGTTCTTCTGTTTAGAGTGGATGGCATTTAGGGACATGTAATGTGAACATcctgatgaatttttttttttattattttacctccAGAGGTTTGCCTCCACATGCAGTGTACTGGTCCATTGGCGTGTGCACTGTGAAATAAGTTGATCCAGAGATCTCCTCTCTATGGGCATGACAGCTGGCGTTAGTCAAATGAACAGCTTCTATTCCCACATTGTAGTACTTGAAGAACTCTTCATCCACTAGGATGGAAATGAAGTCTTTGCCACACGTCACATTCATTGTTGCGACGAAAagaaatattttagattaatactaaatttgttaaattacaaTAACATAACATGGGAAAAAACAGCAAGCTTGTTAGTCTGAGGTGGTGCTTAGCAACCAGAGCCAGATTCACAAGACATTGTTATTGggaaaaaatgttattgttggataaaaaaaacttttttttttattatttttttttattattattattattattattattattatttataattcttgATAACCTAACCCCAAAGGTAGCCTATAGTCTgtcattttattcttattttttattaagatattAGGAATAAAATTACAGAATACTTCAAAACTTAGACAACCCAAGTTAGACAAAAGTATAAAATGTAgaaaacatttagaaagaatTCTCATCAAGACTTTTGTGAACATGGTCCCCGCTTGACAACCAGCTAAACGCCAGTCTAGGAGATCAGTGTAAACTAGCGGAGACCAGCAATTCAACTGGTTGCACAGTTTGGCCCACAAGTTTGATTCTCCTTTACCCTGGTCACAGAGATCTCCAAAGTAGCCAACTGCACATTTACAAGTTCGCCTCTGCGACAAAACGCAGGTAGATGGGTCAGAACACTGCGATATCTCACATTCacctgaatgaaaaataaataaataatggtttaataacaagACTCGATTGAGATGAAATATTTCCATCACATGTGACCTTACCAGAAATACTCCCAACAGCACAGAGTAACGTTGCAAGATGCAGAAACACCTGTGAGAGAAATTACAGTGAGGGAAAAATTACGGACactgaaatactaaaaaaataaaaaaaataaaaataaaaataaattataacctTTGATTTCTGATAGTGCGTCATTTGTATCGGCCAATATTTCTACttagatttttttagtttatttgtttgttttagaatttaGCAGTTTTAAGGTAGCCTAATATCTAGTCTACATGTCAAATGGAACCCGTTAAAGTAAATAAGGATTAAATACATCAGCGAGGAAACGCTAAATAAATTTGATGAGAGACACCTGTAACAAATGCCTCTGGTCGTCTGATTGACACATTAAATGACCAATCACGTCTTTGACATGACGTTTATGGGGCGGTACCAacgaaagaataaaataaaaaaataaaaaaataaataggcacacatattaaaaatacattatcacACATATCATGCATGTACATAGCTTGGTATACATTGTTAACGTTACGTTATACACAGGctacattataataatatgttcAACTAAATACACATAACACTTTAACTGTTATTAAAGCTATTAAAACCAGTCCTATTCTCAAATGATAACATTTAACAgcacattaatatttttctttgacGTTTCCAAAGAACATGTGACTCGTGTGACGTCATCAAAACAAATCCGTGGATCGGCGCTCGATTGATTGAACAGTCGCCGCAGGATGTTTGCGGGAAGTCATGTGAGCGGCTTTGGTCCAACGTTGTTATTGAAAAACATTGCGACCTTCCTCTGTCATCAACCGCGAGAAAATATTCATCAGGTTTAtgttttatacagaaaaaaaataaccgCGGTTTTCGGGTCGTCGTCTCTGAATTGAGTTCATAGAGGTGCGAGGGCTTTTATTCTGCTTTGGCAGTATGTTAGCGGCTCCCATCCTCCTCTGCCCCTCGCTTTCACTTGAGTGTCGCGGACAGCAGGTCCTGTTATTTTATAAGTGATGCTTGTGATGAGAGTCCGCCGCGGAAACACATTTTAGGGCGTCTTCTTGTCtgtaaacaatacaatacaagtgCGTGACGAGCAAAATCTCTTGgatgaaacattaaaacatttattcagtcATACACTGACTGAGCTGTCATCTAATGAGACTTTCTCTTTATTCACTAAGCAGAGACCAGGTTTAACAATTCGTAGTTGTGGTTTATGCGTAATTTAAGTTTTGTTTCGGAAATACTTTGaaaaaatgaacacagaaaagGATTTTTCTCCACTGACACCAAACATTGTGAGAGCTCTCAACGACAAACTGTACGAGAAGAGGAAGGTGGCAGCTCTCGAGATCGAAAAGTGAGTCATAATCTGCTGTTTTATGTTCATAAATGAGAGCTAATGTTTTCAAAGTAGAATATGTGGTATTAATTTAACTACAACTGCTGTTAGATTTGTTGGTCCCTCTTTGCTCCACTGACACACATACTACATTGTGtgaattatagtttaaaatgcatAGTTTCTGTCTGTAATAAGTAATTGATCGTTGTTATTTTGCTCAAATGGAGAGCTGGTCATCTGACATGCCACATGATCTCATTATTCGTGCTTATGAACAATAGCCCATAGTCCAAACATCACTGAAGTCCAGCTAGTGTTTGAAATGAATTATTAGAATGCTATGTTTTGTGTATATTACATTTATCCGCTATCTTCTGTCAGGCTTGTACGGGAATTTGTTGCTCAGAACAACTCTGCACAGATCAGACATGTCATCCAGACCCTGGCCAATGAGTTTGCGCTCTCCCTGCACCCTCACAGCCGAAAAGGAGGCCTCATTGGGTTGGCGGCGTGCTCCATTGCCCTGGGAAAAGTATGTGAAACAAATGTGCTAAATACTTCCTCAATAAACCACTGAACACTTGATTCAGTGGTATATTGGCTGCAAGATGTGCAGTATGCTTGAAATTCCAAAGCAAATATGGAGGCTTTGCTTATGTTTATCTTATCTTTTGTACTATTCAGGATTCTGGATTGTACCTGAAAGAACTCATTGATCCGGTTCTTACCTGTTTCAATGATTCTGACAGCCGTCTGCGCTACTACGCCTGTGAGGCCCTTTACAATATAGTGAAAGTTGCCAGGGGAGCAGTGCTGCCGCACTTCAATGTGCTGTTTGATGGGCTTAGCAAGGTGAACTGATGCCCCTTCATGTCTAAATGCATGCATGAACGGTAGAAATTAATCACACATGTACTCCATGCTAGTTTGAAATATttagttgaaatatttttttagtaatcaatgccatttaaaaatgtaaatatagtaaaatatttattaatgctaAAAAGCAGTGTTGTTGTTGTCAACTCTTGGGTTATTACAGTTgaacttttttgttatttgaaataaaattaacaactaaattgaaaactttttttttttcagattgttgccaaggcaacatttcttattttcatttaagttaatttaatgtactaaaattatgaaaattaaaactgtaaaaaaaaca
The DNA window shown above is from Cyprinus carpio isolate SPL01 chromosome B25, ASM1834038v1, whole genome shotgun sequence and carries:
- the zpd gene encoding zona pellucida glycoprotein d, translated to MTHYQKSKVFLHLATLLCAVGSISGECEISQCSDPSTCVLSQRRTCKCAVGYFGDLCDQVATMNVTCGKDFISILVDEEFFKYYNVGIEAVHLTNASCHAHREEISGSTYFTVHTPMDQYTACGGKPLEKNITHIVYSLTLMSDPPIYGNIVRDPVVQIEYKCIYPYIRRLSLAFPIISFSRMFKVKEVDAKVEMSLFKDHTYTEAFTSAPTIKLGDQIYVQIQVTEPEDFFHLKVNECWATQTPKANDKSGFSHTLLVNGCTNDKTTSFGNGTAHPEGRNGEGSTVRYSFDMFRFVYEPHSFYLHCAVHLCTPEDGKSCIPECKTVSKREVVMDEQAQGLLSYGPIRRELPVRPTINLLTLVLPLAVIWTLGIFLFILISIAKAGNRRHMTNS